AACAGTTTCGGGCTTATCGTAAAGCTCTTATTGACATTGTGAGTTCATACACGGTAGCATGAGGAGCCCCATATTCTCAAGTATCTAATTGGTCTTTTAGGTCACCAAAACGGACCAGTACATGAGAAGCTCAGACGAGGTAGTCTCAGAAAAGCCATCCAAGAAGCTCCCTTCAGCTTTGGATATTGCAACTTACGCAGTCCGTCTTCTGGAGAACAATCCCCTATTCAACAGCGGACACGGCGCCGTGTTCACTCGCGATGGAGCCATTGAACTAGAGGCCTCAGTCATGGTATCCCGTGGTTATAAGAAGCGAGGTGTCGGTGTCATGGGTCTCCGCCATGTGAAGAATCCCATCCTCCTAGCCCGAGCAATGCTTGAACATGGCGAAGACGATCTGGAGGCGAATCCCCGAGGAGTCAACTCAGGCGATCTTGATGTCCCATCCGCACAGGGACATACACAGCTCTATGGAAAGGCCGCCGAGCAGCTAGCACAGCAGTACGAACTAGAACTTGTCGACCCTAGTTACTTCTTCACCCAACGTCGTTGGGATGAGCATGTCCGGGCTCTAGAGCGGGAGAAGAAAGGTCAGGGGCAAGCAACCTGGAGTGCGACTGAGTATCTACCTCAAGGAACATGCGGAGCAGTAGCGCTCGATCAAGACGGTGTTATCTGCGCTGCAACCAGTACAGGAGGTCTAACGAACAAGCTCACTGGTCGTATTGGTGACACGCCTGCAATTGGGTCAGGCTTCTGGGCAGAGGAATGGGCCGAGGATGGTGATCCGACCGGGTCGTCAACGTGGGATCGTTGAAGAATGCCATGACCGAGTCGGGCCCCTCACTGGTGCTCAGCGATGTTCTGAGAGGAACATTGGCAGACTGCTTTCCGACTCCTGTAACGTATACTCCCCTCGAGACCAGGGGTGAACGAGTCTCAACCACGAGGTCCATTGGTGGCTCTGGAACTGGCAACGGCGATTCCTTTCTGAGGACAAATGCGCTACGAACCCTTACAGCTATGGCGAGGTGGAAACCAGAGTCAGGTTCCAAGGCTGTGACCCATATTGCAGGCCCAGGCGGAGAGCTGCAAAGAAGTGCGGGCGATAGATGGCGCCGGACAGGTGAGGGTGAAGGCGGCATCATTGGCATCGAGAGTGTTGTCGTTCGTGATTCGCATGGTCAAGTCATTGAGACTCGGTCTGAAATCCTAATGGATTTCAACTGTGGAGGTATGTTTCGAGCCTGGATTGATGACGAGGGAAACCCCCAAATGAGTATCTTTAGCAATGAGCCGTCGGACGACCTATAGACAAGCGAAAGCAATACGAATGACCATAGAGTGGAACAGGAATGTCATTTATATTCGTTCTGTACCCAATCCGCGATAAACAAACGTAGCATAAGCATCAGCAGCAGGAATTGCCCATTCCTATATCTCTTGGACCTGCCAGTCCACGTGCACTCCCAAGTTTCTCTCCGTCGCTTGGTATAATACACATTCGCTCTCTTTTTCCTCATCAGACATAAGTTAGTCTGTATTCGCAAGAAGTATGGCAACTCCATCGCTAAACCAGATTCCACCTTCCCGAAACCCTTCCGATATCTTGTTCTATTATACATGGAACGCCGACCCGATGCGAATTGAAAGGATTAAAACGTCTGCCAGATTTTTGTTcgtggtgatggtgatattGGTGCTTAAAATACAAGAGGCATGGCTCTTCGAAAGCCCGGCCCGGAGAATTTGTTGGTCGTCGTGGTGGAGTTGAGAGTGGGGGAGTCGAAGGTTGTTCGATCGTCGTTTATGGAACATAGTATTTCATTTCGTCAGATGCTGGCTCACAGAGTAGCCTCCTGAGgtggaggctgaggagctTCTAGCTTGGTGCTACCAGCAAGCATCTTGGAGAAACCAATACCGACACCCTCGATGACggcaagaagaacagcaCAACCGATGGCACCGTTTCGGGCGGCCTTGTAACCACCTCGAA
This genomic stretch from Fusarium oxysporum f. sp. lycopersici 4287 chromosome 2, whole genome shotgun sequence harbors:
- a CDS encoding L-asparaginase; this translates as MEYRVQEQTIPRLKPRLVIHGGAGNIQRDTYPPEQFRAYRKALIDIVTKTDQYMRSSDEVVSEKPSKKLPSALDIATYAVRLLENNPLFNSGHGAVFTRDGAIELEASVMVSRGYKKRGVGVMGLRHVKNPILLARAMLEHGEDDLEANPRGVNSGDLDVPSAQGHTQLYGKAAEQLAQQYELELVDPSYFFTQRRWDEHVRALEREKKGQGQATWSATEYLPQGTCGAVALDQDGVICAATSTGGLTNKLTGRIGDTPAIGSGFWAEEWAEDGDPTGSSTWDR
- a CDS encoding L-asparaginase (At least one base has a quality score < 10), with the protein product MTESGPSLVLSDVLRGTLADCFPTPVTYTPLETRGERVSTTRSIGGSGTGNGDSFLRTNALRTLTAMARWKPESGSKAVTHIAGPGGELQRSAGDRWRRTGEGEGGIIGIESVVVRDSHGQVIETRSEILMDFNCGGMFRAWIDDEGNPQMSIFSNEPSDDL